In a single window of the Thunnus albacares chromosome 1, fThuAlb1.1, whole genome shotgun sequence genome:
- the rrad gene encoding GTP-binding protein RAD: MTLNKGDKLRNMDKRRGSMPFPMNLPNLHRRSMPVDDRDLRATMPQTGQTDELSNLLRCMSYSPNEQHRGSCASDSSDSVISTSSEADSQVYKVVLLGEHGVGKSSLARVFGGVEDAGHDCDEAGNTYDRSIVVDEEEASIVLYDIWEQDNSQWLKEQCMRMGDAYIIVYSVTDKSSFEKASELRIQLRRARQSENIPIILVGNKSDLVRSREVSVDEGSACAVVFDCKFIETSASLHHNVQDLFEGIVRQIRLRKDSKEENARRMASCRRRESIGKKAKRFLGRMVARKNKKMAFRQKSKSCHDLTVL; this comes from the exons ATGACTTTGAACAAGGGTGACAAACTGCGGAACATGGACAAGAGAAGAGGAAGCATGCCGTTCCCTATGAATCTGCCCAACCTACACCGGAGAAGCATGCCCGTGGACGACCGGGACCTGCGCGCCACGATGCCACAGACCGGACAGACCGACGAGCTGTCCAACCTCCTGCGTTGCATGTCCTACTCTCCTAACGAGCAGCACCGGGGCAGCTGCGCGTCGGACTCCTCCGACTCAGTGATCTCCACCAGCAGCGAAGCTGACTCCCAGGTGTACAAGGTGGTTCTCCTCGGGGAACACGGCGTCGGCAAGTCCAGCCTGGCTCGCGTCTTTGGAGGAGTTGAGGATGCTGGTCACGACTGCGATGAAGCAG GAAACACTTATGACAGATCTATCGTGGTGGATGAGGAAGAGGCATCCATTGTGTTGTATGACATCTGGGAACAG GATAACAGCCAGTGGCTGAAGGAGCAGTGCATGAGGATGGGAGACGCCTACATCATTGTATACTCGGTGACAGACAAATCAAGCTTTGAGAAGGCGTCAGAGCTGCGTATCCAACTGCGCCGGGCCAGGCAGTCTGAAAACATTCCCATAATTCTCGTGGGCAACAAGAGTGACCTGGTGCGGTCCAGAGAGGTGTCTGTAGATG AGGGAAGCGCTTGTGCAGTGGTATTTGACTGCAAGTTCATCGAGACGTCTGCGTCCCTCCACCACAATGTGCAGGACCTATTCGAGGGCATCGTCAGACAGATCCGTTTGAGGAAAGACAGCAAGGAGGAGAACGCACGACGCATGGCTAGCTGCAGGCGCAGAGAGAGCATCGGCAAGAAAGCCAAGCGGTTTCTGGGCCGCATGGTCGCGCGCAAGAACAAGAAGATGGCTTTTAGGCAGAAGTCAAAGTCCTGCCATGACCTAACGGTTCTCTGA
- the LOC122982458 gene encoding ATP synthase F(0) complex subunit C3, mitochondrial-like gives MYACAKFVSTPSLVRAGSRALYRPLSAAVVSDARKAETASLLPPQSFIASQQQVAVRGFQTSAVSRDIDTAAKFIGAGAATVGVAGSGAGIGTVFGSLIIGYARNPSLKQQLFSYAILGFALSEAMGLFCLMVAFLILFAM, from the exons ATGTATGCCTGCGCTAAGTTCGTCTCCACGCCCTCTCTG GTCCGTGCTGGATCTCGGGCACTGTACAGGCCGCTGTCTGCAGCAGTAGTGTCAGATGCCAGGAAAGCAGAG ACTGCTTCCCTCCTGCCACCACAGAGTTTCATTGCCTCCCAGCAGCAGGTGGCAGTGCGTGGATTTCAGACTAGCGCTGTGAGCCGTGACATCGACACCGCTGCAAAGTTCATCGGAGCAGGAGCTGCCACAGTGGGAGTGGCTGGATCTGGAGCTGGGATTGGAACAGTGTTCGGTAGCCTTATTATTGGATATGCCAG GAATCCCTCTctgaagcagcagctgttcTCCTACGCCATCTTGGGCTTCGCTCTCTCTGAAGCCATGGGTCTCTTCTGTCTGATGGTTGCTTTCCTCATTCTGTTCGCCATGTAA
- the nsun3 gene encoding tRNA (cytosine(34)-C(5))-methyltransferase, mitochondrial isoform X1 — MFNYMFSVHTFCIAWRIISSKTGKLTPRHLWWSDNCHTGPDVVLQPNRQKGATNTRVTKARKKQRSSCQPVLDHFDQQYSQELGALWTPARAVLLDPHSWQYGVLLNRFTTVTNIKQILQSQGFSTLLPQTDASTLLCDAPTVSNSKNQAEKYTVLPSRCISKFPSDDSHVQLVSSSHALNQPPQSEPSLSLPCSSLQCYIHPYPLRFPSQAHRPGQLKQYYLLNAASLLPVLALQVRDGEKVLDLCSAPGGKALAIMQCATPAFLCCNEPDPHRRDWLAKTLESFLPHSLNSQVIVSAQDGRSFGQSEVGAYDKVLVDAPCSNDRSWLYSSSGQQGEQRLKERARLPVLQAQLLRSALSAVRPGGIVVYSTCTLSSSENYAVVETVLNDCPEAEPEDLWEEIAVPLSNCFTFSPAHHGHEQTPHKPSLQPQYGTVSSYHHRLGILVVPQPHKTWGPMFLSRIRRRK; from the exons ATGTTCAATTACATGTTTTCAGTACATACATTTTGTATTGCATGGAGGATAATTAGCTCCAAAACTGGAAAGCTAACGCCAAGACATCTGTGGTGGTCAGACAACTGTCACACTGGTCCCGATGTTGTTTTACAGCCGAACAGACAAAAAGGAGCCACCAACACTCGG GTAACCAAAGCACGCAAAAAGCAAAGATCTTCATGTCAACCAGTGCTGGACCATTTTGACCAGCAGTACAGTCAGGAACTTGGAGCCTTGTGGACACCTGCAAG AGCAGTGCTCCTGGACCCTCACTCCTGGCAATATGGGGTCTTGCTCAACCGCTTCACTACAGTGACAAACATCAAACAGATTCTCCAATCACAGGGCTTTTCCACACTGCTACCTCAAACAGATGCCTCCACATTGCTCTGTGATGCCCCCACAGTGTCCAATTCTAAAAACCAAGCAGAAAAATACACTGTTTTGCCATCTCGCTGCATCTCCAAGTTTCCCTCTGATGACTCCCATGTCCAGCTTGTTAGCAGCTCTCATGCACTCAATCAGCCGCCTCAATCAGAGCCTTCACTCAGTCTGCCCTGTTCTTCACTACAGTGCTACATCCACCCATATCCACTGCGTTTTCCCTCCCAGGCTCATAGGCCAGGACAACTGAAGCAGTACTACCTCTTGAATGCTGCCTCCCTGCTTCCAGTGCTGGCGCTACAAGTCAGAGATGGGGAGAAGGTTTTGGATCTGTGCTCTGCCCCTGGGGGCAAAGCCTTAGCCATAATGCAGTGTGCTACCCCAG CATTTCTCTGCTGTAATGAACCAGATCCTCACAGACGGGACTGGCTGGCTAAAACCCTGGAGTCTTTTCTGCCTCACTCATTAAATAGCCAAGTGATTGTGTCTGCACAGGATGGACGGTCTTTTGGGCAAAGCGAAGTGGGAGCATATGATAAG GTCTTAGTCGATGCTCCGTGTTCTAACGACAGGAGCTGGCTGTATTCTTCCAGTGGCCAGCAGGGGGAACAGAGACTGAAGGAAAGAGCCAGGCTGCCTGTGCTCCAGGCTCAATTACTCAG GTCTGCGCTGTCAGCGGTGCGTCCAGGGGGCATTGTGGTTTATTCAACTTGCACACTGTCGAGCTCTGAGAACTATGCTGTGGTTGAGACGGTGCTGAATGACTGTCCTGAAGCTGAACCTGAAGACCTGTGGGAGGAGATTGCTGTTCCTTTATCAAACTGCTTCACATTTAGTCCAGCTCACCATGGTCATGAACAGACACCTCACAAGCCATCCCTGCAGCCACAGTATGGTACCGTGTCCTCTTACCACCACAGACTCGGCATTCTAGTGGTTCCTCAGCCTCACAAGACTTGGGGACCCATGTTTTTGTCTCGGATTAGAAGGAGGAAATAG
- the nsun3 gene encoding tRNA (cytosine(34)-C(5))-methyltransferase, mitochondrial isoform X2, with amino-acid sequence MFNYMFSVHTFCIAWRIISSKTGKLTPRHLWWSDNCHTGPDVVLQPNRQKGATNTRVTKARKKQRSSCQPVLDHFDQQYSQELGALWTPARAVLLDPHSWQYGVLLNRFTTVTNIKQILQSQGFSTLLPQTDASTLLCDAPTVSNSKNQAEKYTVLPSRCISKFPSDDSHVQLAHRPGQLKQYYLLNAASLLPVLALQVRDGEKVLDLCSAPGGKALAIMQCATPAFLCCNEPDPHRRDWLAKTLESFLPHSLNSQVIVSAQDGRSFGQSEVGAYDKVLVDAPCSNDRSWLYSSSGQQGEQRLKERARLPVLQAQLLRSALSAVRPGGIVVYSTCTLSSSENYAVVETVLNDCPEAEPEDLWEEIAVPLSNCFTFSPAHHGHEQTPHKPSLQPQYGTVSSYHHRLGILVVPQPHKTWGPMFLSRIRRRK; translated from the exons ATGTTCAATTACATGTTTTCAGTACATACATTTTGTATTGCATGGAGGATAATTAGCTCCAAAACTGGAAAGCTAACGCCAAGACATCTGTGGTGGTCAGACAACTGTCACACTGGTCCCGATGTTGTTTTACAGCCGAACAGACAAAAAGGAGCCACCAACACTCGG GTAACCAAAGCACGCAAAAAGCAAAGATCTTCATGTCAACCAGTGCTGGACCATTTTGACCAGCAGTACAGTCAGGAACTTGGAGCCTTGTGGACACCTGCAAG AGCAGTGCTCCTGGACCCTCACTCCTGGCAATATGGGGTCTTGCTCAACCGCTTCACTACAGTGACAAACATCAAACAGATTCTCCAATCACAGGGCTTTTCCACACTGCTACCTCAAACAGATGCCTCCACATTGCTCTGTGATGCCCCCACAGTGTCCAATTCTAAAAACCAAGCAGAAAAATACACTGTTTTGCCATCTCGCTGCATCTCCAAGTTTCCCTCTGATGACTCCCATGTCCAGCTT GCTCATAGGCCAGGACAACTGAAGCAGTACTACCTCTTGAATGCTGCCTCCCTGCTTCCAGTGCTGGCGCTACAAGTCAGAGATGGGGAGAAGGTTTTGGATCTGTGCTCTGCCCCTGGGGGCAAAGCCTTAGCCATAATGCAGTGTGCTACCCCAG CATTTCTCTGCTGTAATGAACCAGATCCTCACAGACGGGACTGGCTGGCTAAAACCCTGGAGTCTTTTCTGCCTCACTCATTAAATAGCCAAGTGATTGTGTCTGCACAGGATGGACGGTCTTTTGGGCAAAGCGAAGTGGGAGCATATGATAAG GTCTTAGTCGATGCTCCGTGTTCTAACGACAGGAGCTGGCTGTATTCTTCCAGTGGCCAGCAGGGGGAACAGAGACTGAAGGAAAGAGCCAGGCTGCCTGTGCTCCAGGCTCAATTACTCAG GTCTGCGCTGTCAGCGGTGCGTCCAGGGGGCATTGTGGTTTATTCAACTTGCACACTGTCGAGCTCTGAGAACTATGCTGTGGTTGAGACGGTGCTGAATGACTGTCCTGAAGCTGAACCTGAAGACCTGTGGGAGGAGATTGCTGTTCCTTTATCAAACTGCTTCACATTTAGTCCAGCTCACCATGGTCATGAACAGACACCTCACAAGCCATCCCTGCAGCCACAGTATGGTACCGTGTCCTCTTACCACCACAGACTCGGCATTCTAGTGGTTCCTCAGCCTCACAAGACTTGGGGACCCATGTTTTTGTCTCGGATTAGAAGGAGGAAATAG